In Pedobacter sp. WC2423, the following are encoded in one genomic region:
- a CDS encoding TssN family type VI secretion system protein, giving the protein MDVQSFFIRYLLFPLIFVVSAALLSIVNKKNQFLNNKRLIIGILVLSLVLALPGLLGFLSFDFMPWGYIICQIYYLMTGTFFVYLFTKKYPKELLDRKLFIVFGILVGSLLSFYLFQLAFNWLSDIHFGLWAATSILTFIVPLLFWWAYVALISIPTEIYKIWQYPMTPINIDMDHLDFDRMLVLELELYKNTSDPEPLRVKAKAPENMIFGNWFYKFIEDYNLKFPKSPVKYIGEDGESYKWIFFIKTSFFKKNIFIDPDHDIVNNRITEKVTIYAKRVSENANKPEAIGDESIFI; this is encoded by the coding sequence ATGGACGTTCAATCATTTTTTATCCGGTATTTATTATTCCCCTTAATATTTGTTGTATCGGCTGCGCTGCTCTCGATTGTCAATAAGAAAAATCAATTTCTTAATAACAAAAGACTGATCATTGGCATCCTGGTATTAAGTTTAGTACTTGCACTCCCCGGCCTTCTTGGCTTCCTGAGCTTTGATTTTATGCCCTGGGGATATATTATCTGTCAGATTTATTACCTAATGACCGGTACTTTTTTTGTTTACCTGTTCACGAAGAAATATCCTAAAGAACTGCTGGACAGAAAGCTTTTTATTGTATTCGGCATATTAGTCGGCTCATTGCTTAGCTTTTATCTGTTTCAACTGGCCTTCAACTGGCTAAGTGATATTCACTTTGGTTTGTGGGCCGCAACGAGCATTTTGACCTTTATTGTCCCTTTGCTTTTCTGGTGGGCTTATGTAGCACTGATCAGTATCCCTACAGAAATTTATAAAATCTGGCAATACCCTATGACCCCAATCAATATCGATATGGATCACCTGGATTTTGACCGTATGCTGGTATTAGAGCTGGAACTGTATAAAAACACCAGTGACCCGGAGCCTTTACGCGTTAAAGCGAAAGCGCCGGAAAATATGATATTCGGTAACTGGTTCTATAAATTCATTGAAGATTATAATCTGAAATTCCCTAAGAGCCCTGTTAAATATATTGGCGAAGATGGAGAATCTTATAAATGGATCTTTTTCATCAAAACATCCTTCTTCAAGAAGAATATTTTCATAGATCCAGACCACGACATTGTCAATAACCGCATTACAGAGAAAGTTACTATTTACGCAAAAAGAGTATCTGAAAACGCTAATAAACCCGAAGCAATCGGAGACGAATCTATTTTCATCTAA
- a CDS encoding type VI secretion system transmembrane protein TssO, whose protein sequence is MIKLSIKERRDQFLFFIGIFLFTTGLLSFGLFYDYGNGRVVSKQDLADKLEQNTEFEATVKEQRATIDTTYKNIMTFDPGVQAVFLENDIKNSMASIKSNYDRKAYDSRYKTFLQASQLYSDLFYNRRELKGNNKDIDKLNKSLEDCKLSTRQLRQTMGSQPNQR, encoded by the coding sequence ATGATTAAATTAAGTATAAAAGAACGAAGAGACCAATTCCTTTTTTTTATAGGAATATTTCTATTTACTACCGGATTACTAAGCTTTGGTTTGTTTTATGATTATGGTAATGGCCGGGTAGTTTCCAAGCAGGATCTTGCTGATAAACTGGAACAGAACACTGAATTTGAAGCTACGGTTAAAGAACAGCGTGCTACCATTGATACGACTTACAAAAACATTATGACTTTTGATCCCGGTGTGCAGGCTGTATTTCTGGAAAATGATATCAAGAACTCGATGGCTTCTATTAAATCCAATTATGACCGCAAAGCCTATGATTCACGTTACAAAACATTTTTACAGGCTTCTCAGCTTTATAGTGATTTGTTTTACAACAGAAGAGAACTTAAAGGAAATAACAAGGATATAGACAAATTGAACAAATCTTTAGAAGATTGTAAGTTATCTACCCGGCAGCTCAGACAAACCATGGGCAGCCAGCCGAACCAGAGATAA
- a CDS encoding PKD domain-containing protein: MADTNTTNGKSVSSNSQGYIFLYIFIAILIIAALIFLLKSSFFDKRSVDARILKDEMYLNEDLVFTDNTRSAKKWLWEFGNGAKLTTQNGSYRYTKSGSYIIRLTVDGELKEQFPVTVRDTVVAALDTMVTISGPTSGVVNEEVRVEAEGKANQFEWSFGETNRVDVKGRTALYTFHTPGKFMVKLTTDRSHRPIYHTIFITDPNAELDTDMVVPGEGEQKVVDDIRARLQAIANGADFNSNYYYLIRRYMCNNEKVTVAVDQNGVKKSSDFYSYCMGLTFGGEIVVDEAQLTISPNSTCATLLNIKQHSANTVKK; the protein is encoded by the coding sequence ATGGCCGACACTAATACTACGAATGGAAAATCAGTAAGCAGTAATTCACAGGGATACATCTTCCTGTATATTTTTATTGCAATCCTGATTATTGCTGCACTTATCTTCTTATTAAAAAGCTCTTTCTTTGATAAACGCAGCGTTGACGCGAGAATTTTAAAAGATGAAATGTACCTGAATGAAGACCTTGTATTTACCGATAATACCAGGAGCGCAAAAAAATGGCTCTGGGAATTTGGTAACGGGGCGAAATTAACGACACAGAACGGAAGTTACCGCTATACTAAATCAGGTTCTTATATTATCAGATTAACAGTTGATGGAGAGTTAAAAGAACAATTCCCGGTTACTGTAAGAGATACGGTGGTTGCTGCTTTAGACACCATGGTTACGATTAGCGGGCCAACATCAGGAGTCGTCAATGAAGAAGTGAGAGTAGAGGCCGAAGGAAAGGCTAACCAGTTTGAATGGTCTTTCGGGGAAACTAACCGGGTAGACGTAAAGGGCAGAACCGCTTTATACACGTTTCATACACCTGGTAAATTTATGGTGAAATTAACAACTGACAGAAGCCACAGACCTATTTATCATACTATTTTTATTACAGATCCGAATGCGGAACTGGATACCGATATGGTGGTACCTGGTGAAGGGGAACAAAAAGTTGTTGATGATATAAGGGCACGTTTGCAGGCAATTGCAAATGGGGCAGATTTTAATTCAAATTATTACTACCTGATCCGCAGATATATGTGTAACAATGAAAAGGTTACTGTAGCTGTTGACCAGAATGGGGTTAAAAAATCAAGTGATTTTTATTCTTACTGTATGGGACTGACTTTCGGGGGTGAAATCGTTGTTGATGAAGCTCAATTGACAATCAGCCCTAATTCAACTTGTGCCACTTTGCTAAATATCAAACAACATTCTGCCAATACAGTAAAAAAATAA
- a CDS encoding type VI secretion system baseplate subunit TssG, protein MKQRLHLKNDLNTDFEAITKVAELIENGDFHTDQIAVIPVGAKQRAYAKDISNHSFYYSDSKRKDCLTIEVNQEGFYDMLPEGLFHTPPTGSSGMSEEEMVEDVRLRRTEEKDARKFFMPFEAEVNYLKTVLQLYENRLDKRTTYTDLTNIFAAGWKEFELLDKEQSIIWMHFLPVIHQKRNDLKFLGQLLTVLFKIPVEAVLKSTNVKPSPIDEGLQFRLGSGALGINSIIGSSFLSDEEQVFINVGPAHINKLVNFMPGTAHAHLIDLAVSYLVPVETEVTTNLIAGQQNQVGSLGADSNNSYLGYTVYL, encoded by the coding sequence ATGAAACAGAGGCTGCATTTAAAGAATGATCTCAATACTGATTTTGAAGCTATCACAAAAGTTGCAGAGTTAATAGAGAATGGTGATTTTCACACTGATCAGATTGCAGTAATCCCTGTGGGTGCAAAACAAAGAGCTTATGCGAAAGATATCAGCAATCATTCATTTTATTATTCGGATAGTAAACGCAAAGACTGTTTAACTATAGAAGTTAACCAGGAAGGTTTTTATGATATGCTGCCTGAAGGACTGTTCCATACACCTCCTACAGGGAGTTCGGGCATGTCCGAAGAAGAAATGGTCGAAGATGTACGCCTGAGAAGGACAGAGGAAAAGGACGCAAGAAAGTTCTTCATGCCTTTTGAGGCTGAGGTCAATTATCTTAAAACAGTTTTGCAGCTTTATGAGAACAGACTGGATAAGAGGACAACTTATACCGACCTGACGAATATCTTTGCCGCTGGCTGGAAAGAATTTGAATTGCTTGATAAAGAACAAAGTATAATCTGGATGCACTTTCTGCCGGTGATCCATCAGAAAAGAAATGACCTGAAATTTCTCGGACAATTGTTAACTGTTCTTTTTAAAATTCCGGTAGAAGCAGTTTTAAAAAGTACAAATGTAAAGCCTTCACCGATTGATGAAGGGTTGCAGTTCAGGCTTGGCTCCGGTGCATTGGGAATAAACTCTATTATCGGCAGCAGCTTTTTAAGTGATGAAGAACAGGTGTTTATCAATGTGGGGCCTGCGCACATCAATAAACTCGTCAATTTTATGCCGGGTACTGCGCATGCGCATTTAATAGACCTGGCGGTGTCATATTTAGTACCTGTTGAAACTGAGGTAACTACTAATTTAATAGCCGGCCAGCAAAACCAGGTCGGATCACTGGGCGCAGATTCTAATAATTCCTATTTAGGCTATACCGTTTATCTTTAA
- the tssR gene encoding type VI secretion system protein TssR domain-containing protein, giving the protein MKRIISLSILIAQTAFVMAQSPAAFGKKVKYMPKAYAKPSALTNLSEDGSRTKLPWIVFSDRDENYTTTTPGGSLIMKKLNFMEPFYVSKDENGYLKLIKYKAGMIRGRKINDKKSAISYGWIPKSKMLLWQRSYSNQKSGYPEKSIAIITGKVPMTESKFYYDNTDSAYVYSSPELKKKVTKVRLHELNYIFKKSEDGKKYLIGNEDQLVTDSAAKSIYGWIASDAVHSWGDRLYITPKQIDSYDQSDSVALALTGVHMDPLLAANDIILRSSPVVNDDGAGNYTLGVAGDVYNKSNNKLITINGATLPYLTYLDLRKNIHQINVIFVVDGGSPMSRYFSGLTNTIQSFENIFNDYGKKHKVSYGAVVYRNEAAGTLSTPAISPDYRKLMSFLSEEAKRTERYNGRIVAEPVYDGVRAGLNLLKNHRNETNLIVLIGSTGNETSSAYRLTQLTEEFARADARLLAIQLYSDYDQLFNNFVLQSKKLVSESAVYSADKKKRFLVKGEGLNNTQAYNTSQLDSISYYLDYPKNSLIQGGVVFPTKGSVNSAESMNIAMRRFIKETDMDINNQVSSLDSAFRLTGIERKNLSPVVEAQLSAPVGEEVADKMPHNGFKYYMTTGVHSDIVSKNKELMQYALILNTMEYKQIGDIFSLMIGQNLQPDQSSFRKKLQKNYFNILRNFLDVDISRGHIKPMTLARYLKTVTGLPVTNDLLNKYTVGDLKSQSKMPQADFEAYIKFLINSNEQIKRGTQVGQQFISNGKTYYYITEKNFVQAAATENAVKETP; this is encoded by the coding sequence ATGAAAAGAATTATATCCCTCTCTATATTAATTGCCCAAACTGCTTTTGTCATGGCACAATCGCCGGCAGCTTTTGGAAAGAAAGTAAAATACATGCCTAAGGCATATGCTAAACCATCCGCTTTGACCAACCTGAGTGAGGATGGCAGCAGAACCAAGCTACCGTGGATAGTTTTCTCAGACAGAGATGAAAATTATACAACTACCACACCTGGTGGAAGTCTGATCATGAAGAAGCTGAATTTTATGGAACCTTTTTATGTTTCTAAAGATGAAAACGGATATTTAAAATTGATTAAATATAAAGCTGGAATGATCAGGGGCAGAAAGATCAATGATAAGAAAAGCGCAATCAGTTATGGCTGGATTCCAAAGTCAAAGATGTTGTTGTGGCAGCGTTCTTATTCTAACCAGAAATCGGGCTATCCGGAAAAATCAATCGCTATTATTACGGGTAAAGTACCGATGACGGAATCTAAATTCTATTATGACAACACGGATTCTGCTTATGTTTACAGCTCTCCTGAACTTAAAAAGAAAGTAACCAAAGTGAGGTTGCATGAACTGAATTATATCTTTAAAAAATCTGAGGATGGTAAAAAATACCTGATTGGAAATGAAGATCAGCTGGTTACTGATAGTGCTGCCAAGAGTATTTATGGCTGGATCGCTTCTGATGCGGTGCATAGCTGGGGTGACAGGTTATATATCACACCAAAACAGATTGATTCTTATGACCAGAGTGATTCGGTTGCTTTAGCGCTTACTGGTGTACACATGGATCCGCTTTTAGCTGCAAATGATATTATTCTGAGAAGTTCTCCTGTGGTGAATGATGATGGTGCCGGAAATTATACTTTAGGGGTAGCTGGTGATGTGTATAATAAATCAAACAATAAGCTGATTACAATTAATGGGGCAACTTTGCCTTACCTGACCTATTTAGATTTAAGGAAAAATATTCACCAGATCAATGTGATTTTTGTTGTGGATGGCGGAAGTCCGATGTCGCGTTACTTTTCAGGATTAACGAATACAATCCAGTCTTTTGAGAATATTTTCAATGATTATGGTAAAAAGCACAAAGTAAGTTACGGTGCTGTGGTTTATAGAAATGAAGCAGCCGGAACATTAAGCACTCCTGCAATCTCTCCTGATTACAGGAAGTTAATGAGCTTCCTTTCTGAAGAGGCTAAGCGGACGGAAAGATATAATGGAAGAATCGTTGCTGAGCCTGTTTATGATGGGGTAAGAGCGGGTTTAAATCTGCTTAAGAACCATAGAAACGAAACGAACCTGATTGTATTGATCGGTAGTACTGGAAATGAGACTTCTTCTGCTTATCGTTTAACACAGCTGACTGAAGAGTTTGCCCGTGCAGATGCAAGATTATTAGCGATTCAGTTGTATAGCGATTATGATCAGCTGTTCAATAATTTTGTGCTGCAGTCTAAGAAACTGGTTTCTGAATCAGCGGTTTATTCGGCAGATAAAAAGAAAAGGTTTTTAGTGAAAGGGGAGGGCCTGAACAATACGCAGGCTTACAATACAAGTCAGCTGGATTCAATTTCTTACTACCTGGATTATCCGAAAAACAGTTTGATTCAGGGCGGGGTAGTTTTCCCAACCAAGGGCTCTGTAAATTCAGCGGAATCTATGAATATTGCCATGAGACGTTTCATTAAAGAAACTGATATGGATATCAATAACCAGGTGAGTTCTCTGGACAGTGCATTCAGGTTAACCGGAATTGAACGTAAAAATCTGTCTCCGGTTGTGGAAGCTCAGCTGAGTGCCCCTGTTGGGGAGGAAGTAGCTGATAAAATGCCGCACAATGGTTTTAAATATTATATGACTACAGGTGTGCATTCAGATATTGTATCCAAGAATAAAGAGCTGATGCAATATGCATTGATCCTGAATACGATGGAGTATAAGCAGATTGGTGATATTTTCTCTTTAATGATCGGACAAAATCTTCAGCCTGATCAGTCTTCTTTCAGAAAGAAGTTACAGAAAAACTATTTCAATATTCTACGCAATTTCCTGGATGTAGATATTTCAAGAGGCCATATTAAGCCAATGACTTTAGCCAGATATTTGAAAACGGTAACAGGTTTGCCAGTTACAAATGACCTGTTGAATAAATATACGGTTGGCGATTTAAAAAGCCAGAGCAAAATGCCACAGGCAGATTTTGAGGCTTACATCAAATTCCTGATCAACTCTAATGAGCAGATTAAAAGAGGAACACAGGTTGGTCAGCAATTTATTTCCAACGGAAAAACCTACTACTATATCACGGAAAAGAATTTTGTGCAGGCCGCTGCCACTGAAAATGCAGTGAAAGAAACCCCTTAG
- a CDS encoding GPW/gp25 family protein, translated as MSDFLYNKPFRLKNILENKDLTEADLGKSISQNIELIIFTRYGEHRHNRNFGCEIWDLDFELIVSETTWEEKFRQSLLRSITEYERRLYQVEVEINMTEVEKKFSLRNVTEIKKKVDISIWGKMNITGEKYYFNTGLFLSPLSS; from the coding sequence ATGTCAGATTTCTTATACAACAAACCATTTCGATTAAAAAACATTCTCGAAAACAAAGACCTTACAGAGGCCGATTTAGGCAAATCAATCTCTCAGAACATAGAGTTAATTATTTTCACCAGATACGGAGAACACAGGCATAACAGGAACTTTGGCTGCGAAATATGGGATTTAGACTTCGAATTGATCGTAAGTGAAACTACCTGGGAAGAAAAGTTCAGACAATCTTTGCTCAGATCTATTACAGAATATGAACGCCGCCTGTATCAGGTTGAAGTTGAAATCAATATGACTGAAGTAGAAAAGAAATTTTCTCTCAGAAATGTTACAGAAATCAAGAAAAAAGTTGACATTTCCATCTGGGGGAAAATGAATATTACCGGAGAAAAGTATTATTTTAACACTGGCTTATTCTTAAGTCCACTTTCAAGCTAG